The following proteins are co-located in the Methylomonas sp. 11b genome:
- a CDS encoding DUF262 domain-containing protein, whose protein sequence is MDEPKPLDSLFKEKIFRIPDYQRGYAWQREQLKAFWEDLLNLSSNRSHYTGVLTLKEIPARNIADSDKEFWLVDDHSYRVYHVVDGQQRLTTFIIFLQALVDFFKALPENKGKPEENVYISESLSLAALQSRYLFKIKPTGDEFRTYKFGYTQDNPSYNYLRFQILGEDGGGFVQETFYTLNLSNAKTYFTEQLRELHREEGITGLQEIYKKLTKRFLFNEYVIKDDFDVFVAFETMNNRGKKLSDLELLKNRLIYLTTLYTDDELDAASRKNLRDTINDAWKEVYHQLGRNKSRPLNDDDFLRAHWTMYFKYSRQTGRDYIRFLLDEQFTPQNVHKKIEREVVLEIAEEQRYVTDILDFDDADIDVAEEVKVISSAQLQPIEIRDFVNSLKESAVHWFNSFYPDLAEGISENERLWIDRLNRVGMVYFRPLIMAILKNEPSEADRIRIFQRIERFIFIAFRTTSARANYRSSEFYNAARALDRKETTLDEISKKLDDGLSYTFNDDGTLRDIEFYNILRKKFENGSGYYGWSGLRYFLYEYEISLLSESRHKKIDWSDLLKTENDKISIEHIYPQTETDEWANAFIGVDIEKKRYYNATLGNLLLLSASINSSLQNDIFVEKKKAKYNAAKEKVRNGYSDGSHSEIEVSQQDIWGPEQINDRGIKLLSFMEKRWDFKFKDNAQKNNILFLNFGEQSEEIHQQVNN, encoded by the coding sequence ATGGACGAACCAAAACCGCTCGATAGTCTCTTCAAAGAGAAAATCTTCCGCATACCTGATTATCAGCGGGGGTATGCTTGGCAGCGCGAGCAGCTTAAAGCATTCTGGGAGGACTTGCTGAATCTTTCAAGTAACCGTTCGCATTACACAGGGGTTCTTACCTTGAAGGAGATTCCTGCGCGCAATATTGCCGATAGCGATAAAGAATTTTGGTTAGTAGATGACCACTCCTATCGCGTATATCACGTAGTAGATGGTCAGCAGCGATTGACAACATTCATTATCTTTTTGCAAGCACTGGTTGATTTTTTCAAAGCTCTCCCAGAGAACAAGGGCAAGCCAGAGGAAAACGTATATATCAGCGAAAGCCTTAGTCTTGCGGCCTTACAGAGCCGATACTTGTTCAAGATAAAGCCTACAGGTGATGAATTTCGCACCTATAAATTTGGTTATACACAGGACAATCCCAGCTACAACTATTTGCGGTTTCAAATTCTTGGCGAAGACGGGGGAGGTTTCGTGCAGGAGACCTTTTATACGCTCAATCTGAGTAATGCGAAAACCTATTTTACAGAGCAGCTCCGCGAATTGCATAGGGAGGAAGGTATCACAGGGCTTCAGGAAATTTATAAAAAGCTTACTAAGCGCTTTCTCTTCAACGAATATGTCATAAAAGATGACTTCGATGTTTTTGTTGCTTTCGAGACCATGAACAACCGTGGCAAGAAGCTATCTGATCTGGAGCTGCTTAAAAATCGCCTGATCTACCTAACTACTCTTTATACCGACGATGAACTTGATGCAGCATCGCGTAAAAACCTGCGTGATACTATCAACGATGCGTGGAAAGAGGTGTATCACCAACTCGGCAGAAACAAATCGCGCCCCCTTAACGATGACGATTTTTTGCGCGCTCACTGGACAATGTATTTCAAATATTCGCGGCAAACTGGTCGCGACTACATCCGTTTCCTGCTTGATGAACAGTTTACGCCGCAGAATGTTCATAAAAAGATCGAAAGAGAAGTTGTATTGGAAATTGCAGAAGAGCAGCGGTATGTGACTGATATTCTGGATTTTGACGATGCAGATATAGATGTTGCCGAAGAAGTAAAAGTCATTTCCTCTGCTCAGCTTCAGCCCATAGAAATCAGAGATTTCGTTAACAGCCTGAAAGAGTCTGCCGTCCATTGGTTCAATTCCTTTTACCCTGACTTAGCGGAGGGCATATCGGAGAATGAGCGCCTATGGATAGACCGGTTAAACCGTGTTGGTATGGTGTATTTTAGGCCATTGATAATGGCCATACTGAAAAATGAACCAAGCGAAGCAGACAGAATCCGAATCTTCCAGAGAATCGAACGTTTTATTTTCATTGCTTTTCGCACAACCAGTGCTCGGGCTAATTACCGAAGCAGTGAGTTTTACAACGCCGCTAGAGCATTGGATCGTAAGGAGACAACCCTTGATGAAATTTCCAAAAAATTGGATGACGGACTTTCCTACACTTTCAACGATGATGGAACGCTTCGGGATATTGAGTTTTACAATATTCTGCGCAAGAAATTTGAAAACGGCTCTGGCTATTACGGTTGGTCTGGGTTGCGCTATTTTCTATACGAATACGAGATCAGCTTACTCTCTGAAAGCAGGCATAAGAAAATTGATTGGAGTGATTTACTGAAAACAGAGAATGACAAAATATCTATTGAGCATATCTACCCACAGACAGAGACGGACGAATGGGCAAATGCGTTTATTGGAGTCGACATAGAAAAAAAACGGTATTACAACGCAACACTCGGTAATTTGCTTTTGCTTTCTGCATCAATTAATTCGTCGCTCCAAAACGATATCTTCGTTGAAAAAAAGAAAGCCAAATATAATGCGGCGAAAGAAAAAGTTCGTAATGGATATTCGGATGGATCGCATTCTGAGATAGAAGTTTCTCAACAAGATATATGGGGGCCAGAACAAATCAATGACAGGGGAATCAAGTTACTCTCATTTATGGAGAAACGATGGGACTTCAAGTTTAAGGATAATGCGCAGAAAAATAATATTCTTTTCTTGAATTTTGGGGAACAGAGCGAAGAAATACATCAACAAGTAAATAACTAA